CATGATCCCCGGGATCAATGTACACCCTGGACAGCAGATCGATAGCCTGCTGACTGCCCGTTGTCAGCAGCACTCCGCCTTCGGCTACCGCCACTCCTTTGCTGCGGAGCCAATCTCCGGTCAGCCATTCACGGAGCGGGCCATACCCCTCAGGCTCCCCGTATTGCAGCGCGCTTGCATCTGTGGAGATCACGGTAGATGCTGCCTCAGACAGCAGTGACAGCGGAAATAATTCTTCTGCCGGGAGCTCTTCTGCCAACGAGATTAGCGTACCCCGGCGTGTCTCCTTACGGATACTCAGCAGCGGTGAAGATAACAATGTATGTGCGCGCGAAGAAAACTCATACTTCATACGCTTCCCCCCTTTATCTGGTTTAAGAATATTCCAGTCCTGACGCCATTATGTCGTAATACAGGGATTATGCGTAGATTTGCTTGTTCTGTCTTGAGAAAAGCGCGAACTTTTCAATCGCCTGCGCTCTTGTCGATACTTCCAGCTTCACATAAATCTTGCGCAGGTAGTTATCGATTGAACGGCGGCTGACTTCAATTTCAAGTGCGATTTTGTCGTATGTAATTCCTTGCACAATGCGTTCCATGATGAACATCTCAGTCTGTGTCAGCTGCAAGACGCCTTCCAGTCCTCTGGAGGAGGCTACCGGACGGAAGCCCTTTTCAATCCACTCCAGCGGAATCGAGAGGAACCCTTCGCGGATACCGCGGATCATCTGCAGAAGCTGACCCGGAGTGGCTCCCTTCGACAATACCCCGCTCGCTCCCAGTTCAACCAGGGGCAGGAATATTTCCTTATCGTTCTCCTCCGTCATGATAATAATGTGGGAGAACGGTGAGCTTTTTTTCATGTCCGGCAGCACCTGCTCTACGGTTCCACCTTGCATCTGATAATCACTCAGCACCAGATCAGGCCGGGATTCCTCCATGCCCGCAAGACATTCTTCCCAGGTAGCGTACATTCCGTCTACCGTCAATCCCTCCTCATCTTCCAGTATTAATTTTGTTCCCAGCATACTTGTGGGATGACATCCCACGATGACCACCTGCCAGACCTTCGTCATTAATGCCCAGACCTCCTGCTATCTATATAATTTTCCAGAATGGAAAGCGCTGTAAGCGTTTCCTGTCAACACGCAAGCAAGGATCTATGCTGTCCTAAGTCTAATCTTCCTTCTTTTACCTTGAATACGTCCATCAGATATTCCAATCTATAGAAATTGTATCGCAGTAGTTTAACAGGATGCAATTACTTTTTGTCGTTTCTGCGCGGCTCTTTCACTTTTGCGAAAAACCTGAAAGTCTGATAGAATGAGGACTTGAAAAATCACCCCACAAAGTGAGGCTTTGGCTTCGATGTTTACTCAGATACTTTGCGGGGACCCCGAAACATGTAAATTCTTTATCATGAAAAAATATGGCTTGAGGTGATGAAATGCAACCGCTAGCGGAATCGACCCGGGTACACTCTCGCCGGAGTGCAGAGAGAAGCGGCTCGTCCGTAAAATGGTTTCTACTGTTCTGGATTCTGATGATCGCAGCCGGCGCATATGCCGTGTACAGCTACACCAATCATCTGAAGGATCAGGTGCTGAGCCAGCTTGGATCTCAAAGCCAGCAGCAGCTTACCGTTTTGAAGACCGACTACGAGTCGAAGATTGCCGTTCTGTCAGAACAAGTGAAGGAGCTTCAGAGCACCGTACAGACATTCAACGAGCTGCTGACCTTCACCAAGGATAATGCCAGCAACAAGACGGACAACAGCAACAAGCTGTACACGCAATTAAGCGAGGTCAAGAAACAGCTTGATACGCTCAAGAAAGAGATGGATTTGCTGAAATGATGACGCCTGTCAAAAGAGTGAACCGGTTCTTCATGCTCCTGACCGCTCCATTGTTCGGACTGCTGCTCTGCCTGTGGCTGTACCAGCCCACGCTTGAGCTTAAGCTGAATACCGCCCCCTTCGCAGCTGACCCCGGACCCGTGAATGAAACCGCCCAATTGAAGCAGGACCTGGCTGTGGCCAAGAGCTATGCCGCGTACACCATTGACTCTATCGGCACCAGCGCACAGCTCTACAAGCAGACCACGAATGCTATGAATGCATTGGTCAGCACAGCAGCAGCCCAGACCTCCCGTCCCGAGCGGATCTACAACAGCCGGATTAGTTCCCGGCTCGGCATTCCCGCCGATGTGATCAGCAGCGACCGGATTACCATCGAATTATACCGGCTGAACCCCGGCAACTATACAGCATACGCAATGAAGATTAAGCTGAAGGATTCCACAGCTATGAAGATGAGTCTGGCCGGTGACGGCACGGGCGCTTCGGAGACCACCATGCAGGCCGTGAACCGCTACGGCGCTTCGGCCGGTATTAATGCCGGGGGGTTCGCTGATCAGAACGGCAAGCGTTATCCGCTCTCGACCACCATCGTCGGCGGACAATATCTGTACGGCTTCGAGCCCAGCTACAAGGATCTCAGCTTCGTCGGCCTGAACAAGTCCGGCCAGCTGATCGGCGGCAAGTTCACCAGCCGTGACCAGCTCGATCAGCTGGAGCCGGTATTCGGGGCAACCTTCGTACCCGTGCTGCTGAAGAATCAGAGCAAGACCGCCATTCCGCTGAAGTGGCAGCTGGCTCCGAAGCGTGCACCGCGCACTGTCATAGGCAACTATAAGGATAATCAGCTGCTAATTCTGGTCGCTGACGGATATGACGAGAACGGCAACTCGGGAGCTACACTCGCTGAGCTGCAGGATAAGCTGTACAATCTCGGCGTCATTGATGCTTATAACCTGGACGGCGGCGGCTCATCGTCCATGATTTTCCGCGGCAAGGTCATCAACAAGCCATCAGACGGCAATCTGCGCCGTGTCCCGACGAACTTCCTGTTCTTCAAGTAACCCCAAGTATAACCGTCAATGCTAAATATCACATTTTCATTTATTTTTACACATTAAAAGGGTATACTCAGGGTAACAAAGATCGTCAATAATGGAGGTGCCTGCATGTCGTTCTCCCTGACTTTTTGGATCGTGACCCTGGTATTCGTACTGTTTCTGGCCGGTATTCTTACTTCTTCCTACAACGACGACAAGACTAAGGGGCTGTAATCCGCCTCCGCGAACAATCCGCCCAAGTGGAAACGGCTTTGCCGTCCTTTTAGGGACGGCACCCGTTTCATCGTATGTCACAAAAAGGAGCACCGCACTGATGTGCGGCGCTCTTTTTGTGTTCTTCACTATTCACTGAAGCCGAGTCCAACCAGCATCCATGTTATAAGACGCCGCGTATGTGTTTTACCCTATGTAGATAATTGATGCGATCTACGCTTACGCGTGTTTTGGCAGTTGGGTCATCTCGGTAAGGCAGCTTGCACAAATGTAACGGTCTTTATATTCGCTTACGCCTTCCATAGATCCGCAGAAGACACACTTCGGACGGTAACGCTCCAGAATAATGTGGTCGCCCTGAACGAGAATTTCTACAGGATCACCTTCATTCATTTGATACCTTTTACGCAGAGACTTAGGCAGAACAATTCTACCCAGCTGATCTACTTTACGTACAACGCCAGCAGGTTTCATATCTAACTTACACTCTCCTGTTCAACTTATGATTAGTAGTGCCATTCTGACTTCCAAGTTCACGTACCCTATTACTTTCTTCGGCACTAATCAACTATTTCGTTACTAAAATGTCGAATCCTGCTGAAAAAAATAAAAAATGATGTCAACTTTTAGAAAAGTTGTGGGAAATCCAGTTGCCGGAGCGCTTCATAGACCACAATCGCTGCTGAATTGGACAAATTAAGCGATCTGACCGCCTCACTCATCGGCATCCGCATCGCCGTTTCCTGACCAGCCTCCAGGATCTCTGCCGGCAAGCCCTTGGTTTCTTTCCCGAACACGAAGAAGTCTCCATCCCGGAAGGCGAAATCACTATAGCGCTTCTTGGCCTTGGTGGTTGCGTAGAAGAACCGCCCTTCCTGATACTTCTCCAATACTTCACTGAAGGAATTATGATATTCAATATTCACCGCATGCCAATAATCGAGTCCGGCACGCTTCAGCGTAGCATCATCTGTGCGAAAGCCCAGCGGGTGTACGAGGTGGAGATGGGTTCCTGTCGCCGCACAGGTACGGGCGATATTGCCGGTATTCGCCGGAATTTCCGGTTCCACCAGCACAATGTGTAATGCCATAAGTCGGATGCTTCCTCTCTGTAGGGTCTTAAGAATTGCGGCGGAGTAGATACCCGCATTGCCTTCCTTGTCCCTGTGATGTATTCTTGCTGCTTGCAGGTACAGGCCGGGCTCAGGTGATCCTGGCTATGGGCAAAATAACCCCACAAAGTGGGGCTTTAGCGTAGGGTGATGACTCAGGTACTTTGCGGGGACCCCAAAACATATAAACCTTCCGCTGCAAGGCGGAAGGTCGGGAACGTTCTTAGATTACCCTTGGGTTTGCTGGAAATGCTTCATGAAATCCGCCAGTGCCTTCACGCTCTCATGCGGGACGGCGTTGTAGATCGAAGCCCGTAAGCCGCCTACGCTGCGGTGTCCCTTGAGGCCGACAAAGCCTTCGGCTTCGGAAGCTTTGATGAACTGCTTCTCCAGCTCCTCCGATTGCATCCGGAATGTTACATTCATGATGGAACGGCTGCCTTCTTCCGCAACTCCGCGGTAGAAGCCGCCGCTGCCGTCGATATAATCATACAGGAGACCTGCTTTGTCACGGTTCTTGGCTTCAGTGCCAGCAAGCCCGCCCTGTTCCTCAATCCATTTTAACACTTCGTTAACCATATATACAGAGAAGGATGGCGGCGTATTGTAGAGAGAGTTATTCTTGTAATGAGTATCATACCGCAGAATCGTCGGAATATTCGCCGGAGAACTGGAAATCAGCTCTTCCTTGGCTATCACTACGGTGACGCCCGACGGTCCGAGATTCTTCTGCGCACCGGCATAGATCAGGCCGAATTGGTTCACATCGAAGTCGCGGCTCAGAATATCACTGGACATATCGGCAACCAGCGGAATGTTACCGGCATCAGGATACTGTGCATACTGCGTGCCTTCAATCGTCTCATTCGAGGTGATATGCAGGTAAGCTGCATTATCCGCAGCCTTGATACTGCTAAGCTCGGGAATAGCCAGGAATTTTTTGTCTGCCGAGGATGCGGCTACATGGCCGCCGCCAGTCAGCTTGGCTTCCTTCAGGGCTTTGTCCGCCCAGCTTCCTGTCATGACATAGCTGCCGACCTGGCCTTCACCGATAAGGTTCATCGGAACCATGGCGAACTGTGTGCTTGCTCCGCCCTGGATGAACAATACCTTGTAGCCTTGCGGATTGCCGAGGAGCGAAAGCAGGCGTTCCTGAGCTTCATTATGCACGGATTCGTATATCGCCCCACGGTGCGACATTTCCATAATGGACATTCCGCTCTCCCGGAATTCAACGAACTCCGCCTGCGCACGTTCCAATACTGCCAGCGGCAATGCTGCCGGACCGGCATTAAAATTGTATGCTCTCTTGCTCAAAATAACTCCCACCCTTTCTCTCCTATGAATATGGATATCGCTATGATAGCAGATAACGATAAACACCAGCAAGTATAATTATTCACATAAGAGGTAAGCTAGACTGCATTCAGGAGGCCGAAAACAGGTAGCTGCGGCTCCACCCCTTGCTGTGACGCGGTAAAATAGTGATGTCAGCAAAAACCTCGGGTGAAATTACATGCTTGTCTCCCCATAGCGCAATCCGCTCAGCAGCAAAATCTCCGCTCTCTCTGATGCAGGCTCCTGAAGGTTTATGGGTCAGCTCCCAGTAATAATCCTCCTCCGCCTGCTCCCAGCCTTCAAGTCTGCAATAGAATTGGCGGTCCGTTTCCCCCGCCCAGGTCAGGCTATTCCCGTCTATGCTGAGCAAATTCTCCGTATATGCAGATTCCGGGGCTACGATCTTAGGCGTTCCCGGCAGCCTAAGCTCATAATCTGTCCCTACGAGTGCCCCATCAATACCGACAAAATTATGAATATACTCTTCAATCCGCAGTGCTTCGGTCCCTGTATTCTCCACCTTATAGAATATGTCCAGCCGGTTTCCTTCCAGCTTCAGCGTCTTGACCAGCCGCATGCTGTAGCCCCGGCATTCCAGCGGCTGCACAGTGTATGTAACCGAGTCTCCGCTCCACTCTTCAGTGACCGGGAACGGCTGTAGCGGATACTCCCCTATGAAGGAATAAGGCTCGTCGCTCTGCTTCTGCAGCAGCCCGATACCGAATTTGGGGAACCATTCCCCAGGAGCAGCATCTTCGTAGCCAATTGCCCGGGAAATGCCGAACTCATTACAAAGGCCTATCCCTCCCGTACCCTGCCCGGGCACCAGACTTTCCGGAACGCAAAAGGTATGCCCGCCCTGCTCCAGCTTCACGCCTGTAATAAATCCTGTCCAGTCAAAACGAGTGCCGCCATAGGCTCCCACATCAGCAATCTCTACGGTCAGTACTCCATTGGATAATATATGTGTCATTGATCTCTTTCCTTTCTGTCCTGGTTGGACGCAGCACATCCTATCATAGCATTTCCAGGTCCATTCTATACGATATATTCGGATGTTGAAAAGCCTGCTCTGCGCGGACCGGCAAAGCAGGCGATTAAGTTCAGCAGCTCCGGCTTAGGCCAGTTCTACCTCCAGCAGATGAATTTCTCCTTCAGGCAGGCCTGTCAGCAGGCTGCGTGTGATCACAGCGCCTTCTGAGACGCGCTGAAGCGTTACCTCAGCCCCGTTCAAGCGGACTGCGTGTATTTGATACTCTCCGTATTCCGTGCTTCCAGAAGCCGTATAGACGACTTTCAGCTCACGTCCGGCAAAAATAGTCTTGATCGAGGCGCTCTTATTGCCGTCAAACTGTTCCTTCACCAGCTTCGGCTGCAGCAGCAGGTCGCCGAGCTTGCCTTTGACGCCAAATACTTCAGTCACCATCGTCAGGAGCAGCCAGCTTGCCGACCCAGTCAGATACGTGTACATTCCTCTGCCCAGCTCGTTGATATACTCCGGAATTCCCGGATACATCCGGCTCACCTCGAAATTCGCACTCAGGTTATACAGTGAATCCAGCACCTTGCGGCCTTCTTTGACGTATCCGCGCTTATACAGCGCATTCCCGTACATAACCGTCATGTGGCTGAACATCGCCCCGTTCTCCTTGTGTCCGAAGGCGAAGCCGAACGCCCGGCCCAGATTCTGCTGAATGCCGCCGAAGTTGCTGTTCAGACGGTAGCCGATTTTCTCATCGTACAGATTGCGCTCTACCGCAGAGATGATCGCAGGAATCTGCTCTGGAGCAGCCGCGTGGCCGAGGAGCGGGAAGACCTGTCCGGTAAGCGTCATCCGTGTGCTCTCAGCCCATTCCCCTTCTACGCGTTCGCCGTCATTATTATAATAGCCGTTGAACCAGCCGTCGCCGTGTCCGCTCTCTACCCATTCATTGCGGCGCAGATGATCGAAGATCCATTCCGCTTTACGGGCAAGATCTGCTGCAACCTCTTCAAGCTTCAGCACGGCTCTTACCCCGCTCACCTTATTCGGTGCGGCAGCATAGAAGCGGCTGAGCAGCTCTTGCTTGGCCGTCACCGATTCATAATCAACAGCTTGGCCCAGTGAGTCAAGCAGCAGCACCATCTCTTCGGCCAGCTCCAGCGTATCTCCGCCCGTCCGTTCCTTCAGAGTAATCAGCAGCTTGGACAGATCGAGCAGGTTACTGGCATAGAAGGCTGTGAAAGTAACACTTTCGCCCCGCTGTGCAGCCATATCAAGGCCATCGTTCCAGTCCGCACCTTCCAGCAGGATGTTGTTATGCTCACCCACATTGAAGAAAGGAACCAGATTCTGCAGCAGGATATGCTCCAGAATCGTACCTGTATATTCTTCGCCCGCAGTTGTACACAGACTGCTTCCTGCCCCCGGCGCCCAGGAGGCATCGCGGTCCTTACACCGGTTCATGAAGGTATCGCGGAAATACGTCTGCTCCTGTAGCAGGAAGTCCAGATCCCCGCTCTGATCCAGATACAGCATGGTAGTCAGGAACGGCCATGCCCCATGGTCCATCCAGACCCGGGGAATATTGTTGCGGTCAGCAATGAATTCGCCCGGCTGCTGCCCGATGATCGTCGCATTGCTGCCGTCAATCCGGACTCCGGCATAGTTATTCAGCAGCAGGCTGCGCACATCCGCAGGCTCCATAATCAATAGAGCCAGGCAATCCTGCCAGAGATCGCGCCAGCCGCGTCCCCCTCTGCCATAATCGTGGTAAGGGAGGAACGAGTTGCCGTACAGTCTGCGCAGCACCGGCTGGAGCGTCACCCATTTCATCCATTCGTCAGCGGCATGATCTCCGGTATGGAATTCAACCGTATTAACTTTCTCCGCCCAGAAGCGCTTATTCTCTTCAAGCAACGCGTCAAAAGCCGCAGCCGAGCCATATTTGGCCATCAGCGCCTGCACATCAATTCTTTTATTGTCAATCGCCATGACTACGACATAAGACTGGCTCTGACCCGGCTCCAGAGTGATCGCGGCGAACCGCAGTCCCCCCAGTGCCTCATAGCCTTCCCATGGCACTCCGCCATCTTCCCCAACCGGCGGAGCCAGATTGTTCACAACCGCTTCCGGCCAGTCCAGGCTTCCGCCCTCGCCGATGAATTCCTCCTGCACCGGGAATAATCCGGTTGGCAGCGCTCCGCCCTCACCAGCCCCGAATACCCCGTACGAAGTATGATTCACCCGGTGTCCGCGTTCGTCGAAGGACAGGGCAGGCTGCACCTCAACACCATAAGCCGAAGTATAGACCCGGTTCAGCAGTGAGGTGACATGCCGGTGATCGCGCAGATCATCCGCAGAACGCGCATATAACGGAATAGCCGCAGTAGGTGTCAACGTAAGCAACTCTGTACCGCTATTCGTAAGTACCACCTTCATCAGTTCAACCTTGTCGTTGCCGCAGGGTACGAAGCTTGTGATCTCCGCTCTCAGTCCCAGCTCCTTACTCTCCCGCGTCACCCGATGCCACAGAAGTCCTGCCTCCAGCAAGGATTCATCTGCTGCTTCGCCATAGAACGCCGCATTCTGCCGTGCAGAATTGCCCGCAGCCGACCAGGCGCCCTTGCCTTCGATGTATACCCAGAAATTGCGCGAGGCGCGGGAATTATGCAGATCCTCCACCGAGATGGGCGGCGTCAGAAAGGTGTTATGGCCCGAAGTCGCCTGGCCATGCAGCTTAGGACTGACCGAGGACATCATGCCCCCTTCATTCACTAGCGGAAAATATAAAAAGCTGCTCCGGTCCGGCTGCTCCAGCCGAAAATCCCCGTTATTCCCGGTGAAGCTCCAGCCTGTTCTTGATACTTTTGATTGATCCTTCACTACATTCATCCTCCCTGTTCCCTAACAGCAGATCTCTTCTTGTTTACGTTGAGATTGTTGATTCTGGTGCTGATACTGATACCGATACCGATACTGATAATGCTGAATAATGCTGATAAAATTGATTCGAATCCGCTTACCGAAATCGGTTTCGGTTTCATTATCACACCGTTATTTCCCTTTGTAAAGCGTTATTTATGACTTATGAGCAGAGATTGATGTGCAAAATTAATACTTCAAAGCTCAAATCACCATATAAAATTGTGATTATATTACAATAATACTATTTTAGTTACGAAAATTTACGAAAACACAATATTAAGCTAGTCGCGACAAGTGCGGAGGAGCTTCCACATTCACTCAATTAGCACACATTCGCCGAATTCAGGTGCACTAATGCTCTTCATTTAGCCCATTTGCCCACATTCGCAAAATTCAAGTGCACTAATGCTCTTCATCATTACTGTCAATCAGTTTAATCAGCAGCAGCACCAACAGAGGGATTTATCCCTCTCATTTTACTTCCGAGCCCACTTTTCGCTGAATCTGAGGGATTTATCCCTTTCATTTTACCTCCGAGCCAACTTTTCGCTGAATCTGAGGGATTTATCCCTCTCATTTTACCTCCGAGCCCACTTTTCGCTGAATCTGAGGGATTTATCCCTTTCATTTCAACCATTTTCCAACTTCCAGCTAATCCAGAGGGATTTATCCCCTTTATCACACCTTCTAGCCAACTCCCCACTAAAATCAGAGGGATTTATCCCCTTCACCTTTTACCTTTTCACCTTTTCCCTATACTCCCGCCTTCCACCTCACCCTCCAGCACGAAGTGCCAATCGAGTAGGAGGGGGCGGCAAGCCCCCGTCCTCTCACACCACCGTACATGCGGGTCCGCATACGGCGGTTCCAAAAGGTTAACAACGTTCCAGATAACGTGAAAGCAAACTTTTCAGCCCTTTCGCTTCCCAGTAGGAAGTCGGAAGGGCATTATTCGTGTTCCGGGACATTTCCCATGCGCCTCGCCGTGAGTTTGCCATTGTGAAACAGACCCACTCGGGTACCCCAAGTGCCCGAAGTTCGCGGATTCGTGTGCGCACTCGCTTCCATTGTTTCCACAGGCACATTCGCAGCCTTCTCCGAATCCAT
The window above is part of the Paenibacillus sp. FSL H8-0048 genome. Proteins encoded here:
- the serC gene encoding 3-phosphoserine/phosphohydroxythreonine transaminase, producing MLSKRAYNFNAGPAALPLAVLERAQAEFVEFRESGMSIMEMSHRGAIYESVHNEAQERLLSLLGNPQGYKVLFIQGGASTQFAMVPMNLIGEGQVGSYVMTGSWADKALKEAKLTGGGHVAASSADKKFLAIPELSSIKAADNAAYLHITSNETIEGTQYAQYPDAGNIPLVADMSSDILSRDFDVNQFGLIYAGAQKNLGPSGVTVVIAKEELISSSPANIPTILRYDTHYKNNSLYNTPPSFSVYMVNEVLKWIEEQGGLAGTEAKNRDKAGLLYDYIDGSGGFYRGVAEEGSRSIMNVTFRMQSEELEKQFIKASEAEGFVGLKGHRSVGGLRASIYNAVPHESVKALADFMKHFQQTQG
- a CDS encoding group II intron maturase-specific domain-containing protein; protein product: MRRLNQYLMGWLGYFYLASAKKHLQTLDQWIRRRLRMCLWKQWKRVRTRIRELRALGVPEWVCFTMANSRRGAWEMSRNTNNALPTSYWEAKGLKSLLSRYLERC
- a CDS encoding AbrB/MazE/SpoVT family DNA-binding domain-containing protein, encoding MKPAGVVRKVDQLGRIVLPKSLRKRYQMNEGDPVEILVQGDHIILERYRPKCVFCGSMEGVSEYKDRYICASCLTEMTQLPKHA
- a CDS encoding phosphodiester glycosidase family protein, with protein sequence MMTPVKRVNRFFMLLTAPLFGLLLCLWLYQPTLELKLNTAPFAADPGPVNETAQLKQDLAVAKSYAAYTIDSIGTSAQLYKQTTNAMNALVSTAAAQTSRPERIYNSRISSRLGIPADVISSDRITIELYRLNPGNYTAYAMKIKLKDSTAMKMSLAGDGTGASETTMQAVNRYGASAGINAGGFADQNGKRYPLSTTIVGGQYLYGFEPSYKDLSFVGLNKSGQLIGGKFTSRDQLDQLEPVFGATFVPVLLKNQSKTAIPLKWQLAPKRAPRTVIGNYKDNQLLILVADGYDENGNSGATLAELQDKLYNLGVIDAYNLDGGGSSSMIFRGKVINKPSDGNLRRVPTNFLFFK
- the trmL gene encoding tRNA (uridine(34)/cytosine(34)/5-carboxymethylaminomethyluridine(34)-2'-O)-methyltransferase TrmL — encoded protein: MALHIVLVEPEIPANTGNIARTCAATGTHLHLVHPLGFRTDDATLKRAGLDYWHAVNIEYHNSFSEVLEKYQEGRFFYATTKAKKRYSDFAFRDGDFFVFGKETKGLPAEILEAGQETAMRMPMSEAVRSLNLSNSAAIVVYEALRQLDFPQLF
- a CDS encoding DNA-binding response regulator gives rise to the protein MTKVWQVVIVGCHPTSMLGTKLILEDEEGLTVDGMYATWEECLAGMEESRPDLVLSDYQMQGGTVEQVLPDMKKSSPFSHIIIMTEENDKEIFLPLVELGASGVLSKGATPGQLLQMIRGIREGFLSIPLEWIEKGFRPVASSRGLEGVLQLTQTEMFIMERIVQGITYDKIALEIEVSRRSIDNYLRKIYVKLEVSTRAQAIEKFALFSRQNKQIYA
- a CDS encoding GH36-type glycosyl hydrolase domain-containing protein, which encodes MKDQSKVSRTGWSFTGNNGDFRLEQPDRSSFLYFPLVNEGGMMSSVSPKLHGQATSGHNTFLTPPISVEDLHNSRASRNFWVYIEGKGAWSAAGNSARQNAAFYGEAADESLLEAGLLWHRVTRESKELGLRAEITSFVPCGNDKVELMKVVLTNSGTELLTLTPTAAIPLYARSADDLRDHRHVTSLLNRVYTSAYGVEVQPALSFDERGHRVNHTSYGVFGAGEGGALPTGLFPVQEEFIGEGGSLDWPEAVVNNLAPPVGEDGGVPWEGYEALGGLRFAAITLEPGQSQSYVVVMAIDNKRIDVQALMAKYGSAAAFDALLEENKRFWAEKVNTVEFHTGDHAADEWMKWVTLQPVLRRLYGNSFLPYHDYGRGGRGWRDLWQDCLALLIMEPADVRSLLLNNYAGVRIDGSNATIIGQQPGEFIADRNNIPRVWMDHGAWPFLTTMLYLDQSGDLDFLLQEQTYFRDTFMNRCKDRDASWAPGAGSSLCTTAGEEYTGTILEHILLQNLVPFFNVGEHNNILLEGADWNDGLDMAAQRGESVTFTAFYASNLLDLSKLLITLKERTGGDTLELAEEMVLLLDSLGQAVDYESVTAKQELLSRFYAAAPNKVSGVRAVLKLEEVAADLARKAEWIFDHLRRNEWVESGHGDGWFNGYYNNDGERVEGEWAESTRMTLTGQVFPLLGHAAAPEQIPAIISAVERNLYDEKIGYRLNSNFGGIQQNLGRAFGFAFGHKENGAMFSHMTVMYGNALYKRGYVKEGRKVLDSLYNLSANFEVSRMYPGIPEYINELGRGMYTYLTGSASWLLLTMVTEVFGVKGKLGDLLLQPKLVKEQFDGNKSASIKTIFAGRELKVVYTASGSTEYGEYQIHAVRLNGAEVTLQRVSEGAVITRSLLTGLPEGEIHLLEVELA